Proteins encoded together in one Palaemon carinicauda isolate YSFRI2023 chromosome 45, ASM3689809v2, whole genome shotgun sequence window:
- the LOC137634985 gene encoding LOW QUALITY PROTEIN: NF-X1-type zinc finger protein NFXL1-like (The sequence of the model RefSeq protein was modified relative to this genomic sequence to represent the inferred CDS: inserted 1 base in 1 codon) — protein sequence MSGRGKSRGRGRGRGSTSTNDEGFWGKPNSRPELQSAQKDPGPSARPAAKLEEERKIGERKFEDACKEIQKNVEKYIATHQFEDVESDDDDGDDLEEDGIIEKLYQGYIGERTSSRTDQFLKDACKIGAQVCLICIDTIKHADSVWSCKECFCSFHMSCVQKWAKDSIYQLSEAHLESDPHXKKSTLNWCCPKCRTEYAQAAIPSRYYCYCGKQEDPKFDPWLVPHSCGETCRKHLKPECGHSCLILCHPGPCPPCPSMVKNKCYCGRQPPQTRRCSAKAWSCGKACGRTLSCGQHTCEEPCHADECKPCPRQSLQPCLCGNKKTMRLCADPSWQCEKVCNKVYTCGHHECKKVCHGGECGKCPSSGPRTCPCGKTSHILPCTEKIPGCGDTCGKQLACGMHYCADRCHKGSCAACLQFCVKKCRCGAREKEMACSKEFTCEIKCKNIKDCRRHNCNRKCCEGNCPPCDHVCGRTLSCRNHKCKSRCHPGPCYPCSLTHTISCSCKATNITVPCGREKDTLPPKCTKLCRKPPACHHPARAKHKCHSGECPQCRMICSLSLNCGHICPAPCHDAVPVKIVSHKKRAGPWEPVEGPRIEIQKKPCPPCKVPVPTTCFGNHETVDWRCCDIRPHSCGRKCGRALACTNHTCARECHVVEGAVNVKDAGKNCAPCDKLCSKPRPKGCSHVCGIPCHSGKCSFCKQLVKLKCHCGLNNLYVECHTLNTAVEDEKETLCSCKNHCNKSTSCGHRCMKECHSGPCSDPASCRKRITIRCPCKRMKKEAVCHLVMSGQVKLECDGICKEKAEEKRREEAEEKLRRKDSESSEKLPEGRKHKKKNRKQVETEVVESHWLNNKWIRLSIFILILNVLIYCIFYWNE from the exons GATTGGCGAGCGAAAGTTTGAGGATGCATGCAAAGAAATCCAAAAGAATGTGGAAAAGTATATTGCAACTCATCAGTTTGAGGATGTAGAAAGTGATGACGACGACGGCGATGATCTTGAAGAAGATGGAATTATTG aaaAGCTGTATCAAGGATATATAGGAGAAAGGACCAGTTCGCGTACAGACCAGTTCCTTAAGGATGCCTGTAAGATTGGTGCCCAAGTTTGCCTCATTTGTATCGACACTATCAAGCATGCTGATTCG gtCTGGAGCTGTAAGGAGTGTTTCTGCAGTTTCCATATGAGCTGTGTACAAAAATGGGCAAAGGATAGCATTTACCAGTTATCTGAAGCACATCTGGAATCTGATCCCC TTAAGAAATCAACTTTGAATTGGTGCTG CCCAAAATGTCGCACTGAATACGCTCAAGCTGCAATCCCAAGTCGATATTATTGTTATTGCGGCAAGCAAGAGGATCCAAAGTTCGACCCGTGGCTAGTGCCCCATTCGTGTGGAGAAACTTGTCGCAAACATCTCAAGCCAGAATGTGGTCATTCTTGTTTGATATTATGTCACCCAG GTCCATGCCCACCTTGCCCTTCAATGGTAAAAAACAAATGCTACTGCGGTCGTCAGCCACCTCAAACACGCAGGTGTTCGGCCAAAGCCTGGTCATGCGGAAAAGCGTGTGGCCGTACATTAAGCTGCGGTCAGCATACCTGTGAAGAGCCGTGCCATGCAGATGAGTGTAAACCCTGCCCAAGACAAAGCCTTCAGCCATGTTTGTGTGGCAATAAAAAAACTATGAGGTTATGTGCAGATCCCTCTTGGCAGTGTGAAAAG GTTTGCAATAAGGTTTATACTTGCGGCCATCACGAGTGCAAGAAGGTTTGTCACGGTGGGGAATGCGGCAAATGTCCTTCTAGCGGGCCTCGCACGTGTCCGTGTGGCAAAACATCACATATATTACCGTGTACCGAGAAGATTCCCGGCTGTGGAGATACATGTGGAAAACAGCTGGCTTGTGGCATGCACTACTGTGCAGACCGTTGCCACAAGGGAAGCTGTGCCGCA tgTCTTCAGTTTTGTGTAAAGAAATGTCGATGTGGTGCCAGAGAAAAGGAGATGGCCTGTAGTAAAGAATTTACTTGTGAAATCAAGTGTAAGAATATCAAGGATTGCAGACGTCATAATTGTAATAGAAAG TGCTGCGAAGGCAACTGCCCTCCGTGTGACCACGTGTGTGGACGAACTTTAAGTTGTCGAAATCATAAATGCAAGAGTCGATGCCACCCTGGACCTTGTTACCCCTGCTCTCTAACCCATACCATAAGTTGTAGCTGCAAAGCTACAAATATTACTGTCCCTTGTGGGAGAGAAAAGGATACTTTACCCCCAAAATGCACAAAACTATGCAG GAAACCACCAGCTTGTCATCATCCAGCACGAGCAAAACACAAATGTCACAGCGGAGAATGCCCCCAGTGTCGAATGATATGTAGCCTTAGTTTGAATTGTGGTCACATTTGCCCTGCACCATGTCATGATGCTGTACCTGTCAAG ATTGTAAGTCACAAAAAACGTGCTGGTCCTTGGGAACCAGTGGAAGGTCCACGCATTGAAATTCAAAAGAAGCCCTGTCCTCCATGTAAG GTTCCAGTACCAACAACTTGTTTTGGGAATCACGAGACAGTAGATTGGCGTTGCTGTGACATCCGGCCCCATTCTTGTGGCCGGAAGTGTGGAAGAGCATTAGCTTGCACCAATCATACGTGCGCTCGTGAATGTCATGTTGTTGAAGGAGCAGTTAACGTAAAGGACGCTGGGAAGAACTGTGCACCGTGTGATAAACTCTGTTCCAAA CCTCGCCCAAAGGGTTGTAGTCATGTGTGTGGAATCCCCTGTCATTCTGGAAAATGTTCTTTCTGCAAACAACTGGTCAAACTGAAATGTCACTGTGGACTCAATAATCTGTATGTAGAGTGTCACACTCTAAATACTGCTGTTGAAGATGAAAAGGAGACATTATGCAGCTGTAAAAATCACTGCAATAAATCA ACATCATGTGGTCACAGGTGCATGAAAGAATGTCACAGTGGCCCATGCAGCGACCCAGCAAGCTGTCGTAAACGAATTACCATACGATGTCCTTGCAAACGGATGAAGAAAGAGGCTGTGTGTCATTTGGTGATGTCAGGTCAAGTTAAATTAGAATGCGATGGAATTTGCAAGGAAAAG gctgaagaaaaaagaagagaagaagcggAGGAGAAATTAAGGAGGAAAGATTCAGAAAGCTCAGAAAAGCTTCCCGAGGGACGAAAACACAAAAAGAAGAACCGAAAACAGGTCGAGACTGAAGTTGTGGAATCACATTGGCTTAACAATAAGTGGATTAGACTTAGTATTTTCATActgattttaaatgttttaatatattGTATTTTCTATTGGAATGAATAG